In Bos indicus isolate NIAB-ARS_2022 breed Sahiwal x Tharparkar chromosome 25, NIAB-ARS_B.indTharparkar_mat_pri_1.0, whole genome shotgun sequence, the DNA window CAGAGAGGCTGGACCAGGAGACACACCTGCCAGCTGTAGGACAGAGTTCCAGCCTCTCCACCCTCTCGGGGGCACTCATCTCCTTGCCTTCAATCCTCTTCATGAGCCAGGCTGCCGCTGTACCAGATCTGACGAAACAAACACGAACCGCCAGATGAGAACCAGAAAAGACAGTTCCTTCAGCAGAGGAGTCAGATGCATCATTCGCGTTTTGCAGGGACTCATGGGCCACCGGGCAGGTGGGAGAGTTTCAGGGAGGATGTGAAGGAAGGCACAGGGATGTCTTCATTGGAAGCTGGGGTCAGGAAGCTGGAGACGGGATAATTAGAAGCAGACATCTTCTGTGATTGATTTGggagtttgtttgtttctctaaatatttttttggtgtgggaaaaaagtctttattgaatttgttacaatgttatttctgttttttatgttttgtttttttggccaccaggcatgtggactcttagctcctctgaccagggatcaaaccagcatcctctgcactgggaggcgaagtcttaacaactggtttttagttgcttagtcgtgtccaactctttgtggcctcatggactgtagcccaccaggctcctctgtccttgggatttcccaggcaagagtactggagtgggttgccatttcctactccagggcatcttcccgacccagggattgaacccaagtctcttgtgtctcctgcattagcagacaggttctttaccaatggacCTCCAGGGAAAACCCCAGGAgtatatttggctttctctgactGGCTCCAAGTTGGACAAGGGGGACCATTAAGGCGCTGGCAGTCACTGAACCCTCTCGTGATGGTTCTGGGCTGGTTGCTACAGAGGCTCTGTGTCAGAGTTCTGTTGTCACCTATGAGACCAATGTCTATTTGTGGTTCAGTCTCTCATCCCTGAAGGTGCAAGCTCTCTTCCCTCCTTAGAAAACCACTCTTATTTTCAGAGGGAAAGCTCAGTCACCATTCAGATGCCAGCTCTTTGTTAAGGATTTCTGCAGGCTCTTTTCCCCACATCAGAATGTCCTCTTTTCTGCGTGGTTTATCCATACCCTTGATTCTGCTTTGTATGGAGTTAAAAGAAAGtgccactcaatcctaaaggaaatcagccctgaatattcatcgggagggctgatgctgaagctgaggctccaatactttggccacttgatgccaagagctaactcactggaaaagaccctgatgctgggaaagactgagggcaggaggagaagagggtggcagaggaagagatggctagATTGCATCACCAGcttaaatggacatgagtttgagctaatagtgaaggacagggaagcctggcatgctgcagtccaccgtgtcgcaaagagtcagacacaacttagcagctgaacaacaacaaccagagaACTTAAACAGTTTACTGCCAGGCTTTTCAGTGCTCTTCAGACTTTCTGTACCTGGAGGCTTGTTTTGAACCGTGGAAGGTTGGCTTGCCTCCCACCTGCAGGAAGACGGCTGGGGATCTCTCCCCAGTTGGCAATGACCGATGGAGGGAGGTATAATTCTGAGGGGTGGGTCTCACACCGCTTCCCAGTGACTGGAGCTGATTCCCCTCCGCTTGATATCACACTCTTACTGGCTGCTTTCTGTCTCTCGTGTTACATCCTCATTCTCCTGGTGGCGGTTCCTGTGCGTGCGACCAGTGCCTCCCAAATGTAGTATTTTAACCCCAATCTTTATTTTGGGGACTGCTTCTGGGGAAAactcaaacaaaaatgaaaagtttttcatctccccagagtcccttggacaacaaggagatcaaaccagtcaatcataaaggaaatcaaccccaaatattcgttggaaagactgatgctgaagctgaagctccaatattttggccacctgacccGGAGAGCtgattcagtggaaaagaccctggtgctgggaaagactgagagcaggatgggaaggggtgacagagaatgagatggttggatggcatcaccgactcagtggacgtgagtctgagcaagctccgggagatagggaaggacagaggagcctggcgtgctgcagtccatggggttgcaaagaataggacacaagttagcaaccgaacaacgacagcaacaacaacattttacagatgagggaaacaggctcagagaagttaagtgacatATTTCAAGCTCCTGCAGTTTATCAATCAGGATTGGTATGAAAGCCATACTGCTTTTGACTTGTAAGTGCTgatgtattatttttctccctgaTCCTTTGAATCCAGAGACcatcttttataatttaatagtCTTATGAAGCCTAAACAGCTGGTTGTGCAACAATGTGTTCTGTGGAAATTGTTTATAAATTTAACTGAATCCAGTCACGCATGTATGTTTCTCGAAGTTCATAACAGGATTCCCAAGGGCAGGCCGAGACCACTCCTGGGATGCCCTGGGCTCAGGCTGCCTTCATTCCCTCCCAGCCTTGAATGGACAACTCATTCAGGGTGATCTCTTGGGCACACACTCAACTGTTCACACCCCAAACCTCCCGCCCGAGGGAGATGAGAACAGGAAAGACAGGACCAACCTCGAAGGAAAGATTCTATTTTACTTGGATTGTCATTTCAGAACATCCAGTGTGTCCCTTTACACTTGACAGACAAAtgacatgatgctgggaaaaaactGGGATCCTCTTCGCCCTCAACTCCCACCTCATCTACCCCTCAGCAAAACGTAGGGGAAAGGCCAGCCTCAAAGGCAGAGTGGGTCTTTATCCCCAAAGCAGCAGGGAAGCCAAAACATACCATGAAGCAAAACATCTCCTCAATCCCGTATCTTCACAGAAGAATGCAGCTCCCCAGGCTGGCCCCTcacccaagtcctccaggtgCATTCATTACAAAAACCAACGAGTTCCTGAAAACGTTATTAATCATGTCCCACAGAGGTGTGCAAGGAGGGCCAGGATCTGGCAGTGTCTGTGACCAAGAGCCCTCTATTTTTGTTGGGTTTTTATTCACCTGTGAGTAGGACAACCCAGGAGCATCCCCATCATGATGGAGAGCTACAGGTGTTGAGAGGTCACCCAtccccagacagacagacaggcagacagcCTGGAGGCCTCACTACAAGACCAGAAGGCCCATCGAAGCTACCTGCAGGCTAAGGCACAAACAGAATCTGTCTGTAGGTCAGGCCTCGTCCACTGGGACTCTTATGTAACCTGTGAGTTGGAGAAGGGCCGGCTCCAGCTCAGAGGAAGGACAAAGGAGTGCCACGGCCCTGCTTCTGGGACCTTCTCTCCCCAGCTCAGGAAAAGCAAGAGGCTGGGATCCTTGGAGCCTtgggttttttaaataaactagaCACATCCCCTGAGAATGATGCAAAGAAACGGCAACAGCAGTCCTTTGCCTACCACCGCTGGCTCACCAGGCCCAGAGCAGCCTGCCAGGAGGCGGGACCCAGGCCCAAGCTCAGGACTGGGGGCCAGGGCCGGGCTTAGATGAAGGTGCTGTTGGCCAGGTGTCTCCAGAAGGGGGCTGTAGTGCTCATCACCCTGGTCCTAGCGGAGGCTTTCTTCTGCTTGGCATCCAAGTTCTTTACATACTTCTGGACCCACGGCAACTTGGGATTGCCACAGAACTTCTGGCCCTTCCGGGTGGTGAAGCTGTGGGGAGAAGACAGGGCACCCATGAAGCCGGGCGGGGCCGGGGAATCCCTTCCCTTCCTGAGGAGGGCACGCGGAAGCCCAGAGAACATGCGCTGCCCCAGCCTCCTGGCAGGCTCTGAACACAATGTCTTCTCTCTGTGCGTCTGCATCCCTTTGTTTCAAAAACTTCATGTTCATGTTCGGTAACCTCCTTGTCAGGTGGGgaagcccagccctgcctgcagagAACGCTGGGTCTGAAGGGAGAGACACAGTGTCTACTCACAGGGAATGAGAGAAGTTGCATTGAAAACCCCCAAGACAAAAAGGCCTCCAGTTCACACGCTGTGCAAGGAAAGGCGGTTGATAAGGATGCCAGAGCTGGGAGGAGGCAGTGGAATGCCCTCTTCCAAGCCAGGGATGCCAGGCTGTGGAGCTGGGTCTGGTGCCAATGGAGAAAATTACCAATAATAATACAATGGTTTTCTTTAATGCCCCTCAAAGATGCAGACAAAATAAAGATTCAAAGTTTTAATTAACTTCCAGACTGATAAAAGCAATTCTCTGAATTCTGTAAACCATTGCATAAACGCttgctttgggggcttcccaagtggcactggtgggtaaagaacctgcctgccaatgcaggagacataagagacatgggtttgatccctgggttgggaagattccctggagaagggcatggcaactcgctccagtatttatgcctggagaatcccatggacagagtagcttggcagactatacagttcataggattgcaaagagctggacatgactgaggtgactgagcatgcaaaacAATTTGAACAAGTGTTAGCAGCTTTAAACAATTCACTACAAGGAAATGGTTATGCATAATAAATACTACCTTCTGGGTTAAGAAAAGATCACATTTCTGTTGCTGTTTACGAAGTGAGCTCCCACTTGCTGTCTCGAAACTCTGAAGTTTATTTCAAGTCCTAAGTGACTTTGAGTAGGTCACCTTTTAGCCTCGATTGCCCCCCGTCAAATGGGGATAATCAACTGCAGCTGATGTAATGGCTGAGCGGGTTAGTTAGGGGAATGTTATATGCCCCAATggatctccctggtggctcactggtgaagagtctgcctgccaatgcaggagacgcaggttcgatccctgggtcgggaaagatcccctggagaaggaaatggcaatccactccagtaatctggccaggaaaatcccatggacactagcctggtgggctacagtccgtggtatggcaaagagtcggaagaAGTAAGCAACtacacagcaacaacaaaaataggcCCCAGAGGTTGCCTCGTATATTTATGATGGTCAACTCTGAATCCTCTTGCTAATCTCAcggtgaggaagctgaggttcaggGGGGTGGGGTGACCTGTCCGGGATCACAGAGCAGGGCCCTCAGTGGGCCTGGAGTAATAGTTACTCCTCCTCCTGAGTAATAGTTACTCACATCACTCCTGCCTGGGGGCAGATGCTCCTGTTGGTAAGCTGGTAGCTTATCACTCGGCTCTCAGGAATTTTCTTGGAAATGAAGGTAATGCAGCAGGAAGAGGGGAGTGTCACGGAGTCTAGAAGACAGGAGAGAAAAGAGCCATGGTCTCCACTAGCCTGCCCTAGACTCTGAGCTTCAATAAGGGCCCATAccctaaggacttccctggtggctcagggataaagaatccgcctgcaacgtaggagccgcaagagacacaggttggatctctgggttgggaagatcacctggaggaaggcacggcaaccccactccagtattcttgcctggagaatcccatggtcataGGGggctggcaggctaaagtccatagggtcacaaagagttggacatgacagaagcgacttagcatacacgcacCCTGCGTTAAACACCTCCGGTCCAGCCACTGGGCTGCCCCCCTTCTCACCATTCCCCTGCAGACCGAGGCTGCTCGGTCCTCCATGCTCTGCTATGCCATCCCAGTCATGCCCTTGGGATGGCTATCCCGaacaggagacccaggattgGGTCAGAGGTCTTACCTGCAGGGGCAATGCACAGGGCCAAGAGGAGGAGGCTGGTTGCCATGGTCACGGGCCCTGCCATGTTCTGGAGAGCAGAGAGGGCAGCTCAGGGCTCAGTGCTGGCAGGCAAGAAGAGAACGGCTGGGATGAGAGCACTTGACCTACCCTCTGGCCCTTTTCAGGCAGCTAGGAGGAAACATCGGTTTATATAGCGGCCTCTCTTTGGGAAGCCTCCCCCCCCATTCAAAGTCCTAGAAGCCTCAGATCTGCAAAGGGGAAGTTGTTGCCTGCTGAGTCAGGGGTTATCCTGAGCATGCTAAGAaagagctggaggaggagggcattcCCCCGCCAGGGTGAAGAGCAAACACATTGGATGCACAGTCAGAAGGCTGATATGGAGCCTGGCTATGCTGGCCATTGCCTGTGGGACTCTGGGTCAGTCattcacctctctgagtctcagtttcttcatctgaaaatgggTAACACtatcatccattcactcatttagCAGCTCTTATTAGGCATGTACCCTGTGCCAGGCTTCTAAGTGGGGAGGCACATATAAGATCAAGTGCATAGAATCAGCTATTGCAGGTGCTGGCGGAGTGGGCGTAGAGTCAAGTATCATCCGTCTCCAGCCCCTCAGACCCCTTGCCCATGCTCATGCACACCGCCTCTTGGTGACCTTGCCTTTCTAGCCCCCAAGCTGCCAGAGCTGCCTAGCCTACAGGCTCTAGGAAAGTGGGAAGTGTCTGGAAACTTACatcctcagggaagcccttgaccaGTGCTGGCTGGAGGGGTACAGACTCCAGGTCCAGTGTGATctacactgtttccagtgttcctGTCAGGGCTGAGTCAGTTTCTCTTTGTGAGACAAGGCTTGAGTGACCCCTTCCCTTCGGTGTCTGCTTCCCTTCTCCCCTGCTGGTTTCGCCTGGAAGCACTGTTGGATAAACCACTGGCCCATGAATCCTCATCTCAGGGTCTCCTTTAGGGACCCAAACCTGAGACAAGGggacattggaaggactggccAGTACTGCGAGGAGGAAAGTAGGGGATGCCCTTGTGGAGGGTGTGAGGTTGGCTGTGCTGAGGTTTGGAGGATGAAAGGCAGTGGGGACTGTCCTAGAGCTTTGTAACCCGTAATACTCAGCTCAGTTGTCACACTGAATGGAACATGATACCCACCCAACTCCGTCCCCCATTCCTGGCTCCCAGCCTGGGACCCCATGTTTAGAGACTGCTGCTTCCTTTCCCAAATCTACTCCGTCCTCTCCATTCCATTTCTCACAGGAACAGCTGGCTTTCTCCAGCCTCTCCACTCTGGTCTTGCAAGAGCACACCTGTGGGGCACGACAGTGGCCCACATCACCTGGCTGATGGTGACCAGCTGTGTGTCTATGCCTCCCAGTTGACCATGAACACCTTGAGATCAATGTCCCATTTCCACCAAGTCCCGTGCAGGTCACCTCTTCCATGGCCAGTATTTGTAGAATGAATATATGATGGACCAACTCTGGGTCACTCTCCTCTGGATCAGGGACTCCCATGGGATCTCTGCCCAGCCCGACTGGGGTCAGTGGGTACACAGGGGAGCCACGTGGCAGGTCTTCTGATGGGGACAGGGATGAAGTCGGGGAGGCCTTGATCAGCAGTGCCTTGTTCATAGAGTGAAAATTGCTGAGCACCCCACTCAGCTCCTCCCCAGCCAGCAGTGGCAACTCTCACTGGACAGAAGATGGGAGCATTCAATGAGAGCCCTTTACATGTGCAAGAGCTTTTCACAAGTCCATTTTAGGGCACCCCTTCTAATCCTTGCTCCTCAGTGATTCAGAGGGGACACCCTGTTGTCTGTCTGGGTTTCATGACTCAGGGGGCACTGGGAAGGGAAGTAGCACGCCAGAGAAGAGTGGGGACTGGACTGAGCAGGGTGGGAAGCCTTCGTGCATTGACCACATGTTGCAACCGGAGTGGGACGGCAGAAGGTCATCTAGTGGGAGGGTTTGGGGTGGGGTGCCTCACCCCAATTAGTTAACACCAATTACAGACTTCCCCAAGACACttcaaaaaaaacacacaaaaacccactcaaacacaacatggtaaaacaactacactccaataaaaattagttttaaaataataaaagaaaggcTGGTTCAAGACAAAACGAAACACGATACCCAGTCTCACTACTCTGTCTGGGGAAGCAGGTAAGGCAGGGATTACCAACCTGTTTTACAAAGGGGAAAAATGCAATCTACAAAAGATGACTAGACACCACCACAGAGCCACTTACCCCGACTCCCATCACGGGGACCTGCATGTTCCCGCTTGAAACGGGGAATCCAACAGCCAGAGCAATTACTCAAAGTAAGAGAGGGATAAGTTGAAGGTTTCAAGAAAGCAGAATAGAAAGAGATAgctagagaaagagaaggaaggcaggagggcAAGACAGTGGATGCAAAGACTTGGGGAAGGAGTCCATTCGTTACGACTACGAGCTCCCATttctgggggcccaggttcaaaccctggtccatgaactaggatcccacatggtgcaaggTGGCCAGAAAGAAAGGGGGTTGCTCCATGAAGCACCCAGAGCCCCTCCACTCCAGCTCAgaccctgccccttcccctgctgtgcTTTGTCCATCTGAGAAGTTGGGGTGTTGGCCAGATCTGCATTTCCCCCGGTGTTGCAGTCACACCACCACGGGGATACAAGAATGGgcgcttttcattttaatttaaatgttaggGTCTATGATGAGGGGTTTTATATCTATGACAGTGATAGAGAAAATATGAGTTGACTAAAAAAAATGAGGGCTGAAAGTTAGTCtcaaagttgtgtctgattctttgagatcccatggactgtagccagcccagctcctctgtccatgacattctccaggcaagaatactggagtgggttgccattcccttctccaggggatcttcctgacccagggattgaaatcgggcctcctgcattgcaagcagattctttttttttttttttttaaactttacaatattgtattagttttgccaaatatcgaaatgaatccgccacaggtatacccgcgttccccatcctgaaccctcctccctcctccctcccctaccctccctctgggtcgtcccagtgcaccagccccaagcatccagtatcgtgcatcgaacctggactggcgactcgtttcatacatgatattatacatgtttcaatgaaatcgggcctcctgcattgcaagcagattcttaaccaactgagccacttctCCTTCAttgcgagcagattctttaccaactgagccactagggaagcctttttTGACTAAAAAAACGAAATAAAGCAAATCACAGAACAAATGGTATGTAAATACGACAGAAACAGAGACAGCATATCTGAAATCTAAGAATATCTGCAGTCTGAGAAGCCTGGCCAAGATCCTTGCTGAGGGCCTTTCCCTTCCGATGTTTTCTTCAGAGGAGCTGGCCCTGGGGAGGAATTGAGCAGTTGGGGGGATCAGAGCTGTTCCTGGCAGGGAGCAGGTGGCAGTGGTCCTGCCCTCATGAACAGTAGCCAGGGTGCTGTCCTGGTTGCCTCTCCTGGGTGGGTCACACCATGAGCGACGATGAAGCACAGAATTCAAAGGGAAGCTGGGCCAACGCACAGCGGCCAAATGGACGAGGGCGCTCCAAGGCACATCCTCATAAGAACCGATCAGAAGAGGTGAGCTGTTAGCTTGGACTAGAAACAACTCCATACACAAAGACGAGTCCCAGCAAGAAAGAATGGGCCTTGATGACCCTAAGTGGTACAAAAGCAGACCACAGACAGGGGTTATGATGTTCGGCTGGGGTGCATGGGGTAGGAAAGGTGACCAACGGAGCAGAGCCCCACCTGCCGATGAAGGTGCTAAGTACTTTGAAGCTCTTGTCTGCGTTAATTTTCCCCACTTTATAGCAaggagactgaaactccaaggtTAGGAAAGGGGAGAGCTGGCATTTGAACTGAGTTCTACCTGAGTTCAAGGTTCAGGCGGTGCCTCTCGCCAGGCAAGCTCAGCCGTGATCCTGTTGGCGGGGGGCCACTCAGTTTTGAGGTCAGGGTCAGTGAGGTCAGATCTGTGGTCTCGAGTCATGGTTGGATACACCAGCAGGTGTGATAGGAAGGGACCGGGGGCAGGGATTGGAGATCACGTAGCTTCCCAGGGGAGGGACGATCAGGGGTCGAGAGAGCTTAATTGGCTCTGCTCCACACATTAGACTGACCTGAGGTGCCTAGAGGAGAGGGCGATACGGAATCTGGGTGTGACCCCTGGCGCGTCCTGGATTGTGGGTAAGAAGCACCTGTGGGTTTCCTAAGACCCACATCATGGAAGCCAGTCCAGAACCCATCTTTTAAAGACCCTCCCAACTTGGAATAAACATTTtgcatcagttaaaaaaaaaataaagcccctCCCTAAACCCTGAGAAGACTGACCAGGAGCCATGGCTCAGAGGACCACCTTTCTAGATTGGAGAGTCACCTGCCAGAGTTGAAATCTTAACTCAGCTGGGTGGCCAGTGTTACTTAACTCCTCCAAACCTTAGCATCCACAccccgtctgtaaaatgggacataGTGACAATATCTGTCTTGTAGGTTATTATGAGGATTCAGTAAGATAACTCATGTCAAGTATTTGGCTCCCCGTCTGGATAGATCAAGTTCCCACGAGAAGATGGTTAtgtgtttcctttatttcccgacaaatatttattatactaAGTGGCAGGTAAGTTCTAGGGACAAGGGATCCAGGAGCGAACACAACTCAGAAAGTCCATTTCTTCATGGAAAGACCATTCTTTCTTTGGGAGATAATATATCAAGTACAAAACAGTGATAATTGTATCTTATAATCTACCAGGCAATGACATATTAAATGCCTTTTGTAAGGAGACTTTTATAAACTCTTCATTGACTTGGAAGcattaaaaattttacaaaaatattggCTTATTTACCAAAGATGTAGTTCACTAAAGTGTATACCTATTAGAACATTTCAGCAAACAAAAGGTGGTcatcttgttttgttgtttttattacaaCTTGTTTACAAGCTGGTGAACTGACTAAGCAATCTTAGTCTCTTCCAGTGACCTTTCGTATATCATGTCATTTAATCTAATCTTTACAATAATGACCCTATGGAGTAGATATTATTAATTTTGTTGCACGGAGGTGAAGTAACTTGTTCCTGGTCACACGGTCCCTGACTGAATCTTATTTGCAGCTGAAACCTCAACCACAATGTAGGGTGTTAGAAATATAGAGGGAATGTGAGGAAGAAAAAAGGTTAAGAAATAGAAGGCAAATggacaagctgatcctaaaattcacgTGGAAGTGCAAGGAActcagaacagccaaaacaatcctgaaaaaGGAAGCAAAGTTGGAGGACTAACACTTCCAGATTTCAAAACTTATTGCACCCTAAGGTAATCAAGATAGATTGATACCGGCATGAGGACAGATATGTAGATTACAGGAACAGAGTTGAGAGTCCAGAAAGAAACCCTTACATTTacagtcaattgatttttgacaagggtgcaAAGTTCATTTGATGGGAAAGAACAGTCTCTCAACAGTTGTGttggaacaactggatatccataagCAGATAAATAAAGTGACGCCCCTCTTCATACCACATAGAAGAATTAACTCAACATAGAGCGAAAATCTAAATgaaagagctaaaactataaaactctcagccaggctcctctgtccatggggattctccaggcgggaatactggagtgggttgccattccctcctccaggggatcttcccaacccagggatggaacccaggtggcccacattgcaggcggattctttaccatctgagccacgggggaagcccttagaagaaaacataggtataaatctttgtgaccttggattaaGTAACAGTTTCTTtgatatgacactaaaagcacaagcaagcaaagaaaaaaataaataagttggacttctttaaaattaaaaacctttgtGAATCAAAGCACACTCTCAAGAAAGTGAGTAGCCAACccacataatgggagaaaatatttggaaattatctGATAATTCTAggatccagaatatacaaagtccacaattcaaagacaaaaaaatataattttaaaataagcaaagaatttaactaggcatttctccaaagaagagagacaaatgttccataagcacatgaaaagatgctcagcatcattagtcaATAGGGAAAAGCAATGAGctatcacaatgagatatcacttcgcACCCACAAGGATggctatgaaaaaaaaacaa includes these proteins:
- the CCL24 gene encoding C-C motif chemokine 24, translated to MAGPVTMATSLLLLALCIAPADSVTLPSSCCITFISKKIPESRVISYQLTNRSICPQAGVIFTTRKGQKFCGNPKLPWVQKYVKNLDAKQKKASARTRVMSTTAPFWRHLANSTFI